The following proteins are encoded in a genomic region of Canis lupus familiaris isolate Mischka breed German Shepherd chromosome 6, alternate assembly UU_Cfam_GSD_1.0, whole genome shotgun sequence:
- the KCTD7 gene encoding BTB/POZ domain-containing protein KCTD7 isoform X1, whose amino-acid sequence MVVVTGREPDSRRPDGAMSSSDAEDDFLEPATPTATQAGHALPLLPQEFPEVVPLNIGGAHFTTRLSTLRRYEDTMLAAMFSGRHYIPTDAEGRYFIDRDGTHFGDVLNFLRSGDLPPRERVRAVYKEAQYYAIGPLLEQLENMQPLKGEKVRQAFLGLMPYYKGLHPEELSPRFIYITQDHLERIVEIARLRAVQRKARFAKLKVCVFKEEMPITPYECPLLNSLRFERSESDGQLFEHHCEVDVSFGPWEAVADVYDLLHCLVTDLSAQGLIVDHQCIGVCDKHLINHYYCKRPIYEFKITWWKWHHHSRSQQKPESHLELLSLPHLLQSIAKS is encoded by the exons ATGGTGGTAGTCACGGGGCGGGAGCCAGACAGCCGTCGTCCGGACGGTGCCATGTCCAGCTCCGACGCCGAGGACGACTTCCTGGAGCCGGCCACCCCCACGGCCACGCAGGCGGGCCACGcgctgcccctgctgccccaggag TTTCCTGAGGTTGTCCCCCTTAACATTGGAGGGGCTCACTTCACCACACGCCTATCTACCCTGCGGCGCTATGAAGACACCATGCTGGCGGCCATGTTCAGCGGGCGGCATTACATCCCTACCGACGCCGAGGGCCGGTACTTCATTGACCGGGATGGCACCCACTTTGG AGATGTGCTGAATTTCTTGCGCTCAGGGGACCTGCCGCCCCGGGAGCGTGTGCGGGCTGTGTACAAAGAGGCCCAGTACTATGCCATCGGGCCCCTCCTGGAGCAGCTAGAAAACATGCAGCCTCTGAAGGGGGAGAAAGTGCGCCAGGCATTTCTGGGACTCATGCCCTATTACAAAG GTCTGCACCCAGAAGAATTGAGTCCAAGATTCATCTATATTACTCAAG ACCATTTGGAGCGGATTGTGGAGATTGCCCGGCTGCGTGCAGTACAGCGGAAGGCCCGCTTTGCCAAGCTCAAGGTCTGTGTCTTCAAGGAAGAGATGCCCATCACCCCCTATGAGTGTCCACTTCTCAACTCCCTGCGCTTCGAGCGGAGCGAGAGTGATGGGCAGCTCTTTGAGCACCATTGCGAAGTGGATGTGTCTTTTGGGCCCTGGGAGGCTGTGGCTGATGTTTATGACCTACTGCATTGCCTGGTCACAGACctctcagcccagggcctcatcgtGGACCACCAGTGCATCGGGGTGTGTGACAAGCACCTCATCAACCACTACTACTGCAAGCGCCCCATCTATGAGTTCAAGATCACATGGTG GAAATGGCACCACCATTCACGTAGTCAACAAAAACCTGAGAGTCATCTTGAACTCCTCTCCTTACCTCACCTGCTGCAGTCCATCGCCAAGTCTTGA
- the KCTD7 gene encoding BTB/POZ domain-containing protein KCTD7 isoform X3, whose product MVVVTGREPDSRRPDGAMSSSDAEDDFLEPATPTATQAGHALPLLPQEFPEVVPLNIGGAHFTTRLSTLRRYEDTMLAAMFSGRHYIPTDAEGRYFIDRDGTHFGDVLNFLRSGDLPPRERVRAVYKEAQYYAIGPLLEQLENMQPLKGEKVRQAFLGLMPYYKGLHPEELSPRFIYITQDHLERIVEIARLRAVQRKARFAKLKVCVFKEEMPITPYECPLLNSLRFERSESDGQLFEHHCEVDVSFGPWEAVADVYDLLHCLVTDLSAQGLIVDHQCIGVCDKHLINHYYCKRPIYEFKITW is encoded by the exons ATGGTGGTAGTCACGGGGCGGGAGCCAGACAGCCGTCGTCCGGACGGTGCCATGTCCAGCTCCGACGCCGAGGACGACTTCCTGGAGCCGGCCACCCCCACGGCCACGCAGGCGGGCCACGcgctgcccctgctgccccaggag TTTCCTGAGGTTGTCCCCCTTAACATTGGAGGGGCTCACTTCACCACACGCCTATCTACCCTGCGGCGCTATGAAGACACCATGCTGGCGGCCATGTTCAGCGGGCGGCATTACATCCCTACCGACGCCGAGGGCCGGTACTTCATTGACCGGGATGGCACCCACTTTGG AGATGTGCTGAATTTCTTGCGCTCAGGGGACCTGCCGCCCCGGGAGCGTGTGCGGGCTGTGTACAAAGAGGCCCAGTACTATGCCATCGGGCCCCTCCTGGAGCAGCTAGAAAACATGCAGCCTCTGAAGGGGGAGAAAGTGCGCCAGGCATTTCTGGGACTCATGCCCTATTACAAAG GTCTGCACCCAGAAGAATTGAGTCCAAGATTCATCTATATTACTCAAG ACCATTTGGAGCGGATTGTGGAGATTGCCCGGCTGCGTGCAGTACAGCGGAAGGCCCGCTTTGCCAAGCTCAAGGTCTGTGTCTTCAAGGAAGAGATGCCCATCACCCCCTATGAGTGTCCACTTCTCAACTCCCTGCGCTTCGAGCGGAGCGAGAGTGATGGGCAGCTCTTTGAGCACCATTGCGAAGTGGATGTGTCTTTTGGGCCCTGGGAGGCTGTGGCTGATGTTTATGACCTACTGCATTGCCTGGTCACAGACctctcagcccagggcctcatcgtGGACCACCAGTGCATCGGGGTGTGTGACAAGCACCTCATCAACCACTACTACTGCAAGCGCCCCATCTATGAGTTCAAGATCACATGGTG
- the KCTD7 gene encoding BTB/POZ domain-containing protein KCTD7 isoform X2 — MVVVTGREPDSRRPDGAMSSSDAEDDFLEPATPTATQAGHALPLLPQEFPEVVPLNIGGAHFTTRLSTLRRYEDTMLAAMFSGRHYIPTDAEGRYFIDRDGTHFGDVLNFLRSGDLPPRERVRAVYKEAQYYAIGPLLEQLENMQPLKGEKVRQAFLGLMPYYKDHLERIVEIARLRAVQRKARFAKLKVCVFKEEMPITPYECPLLNSLRFERSESDGQLFEHHCEVDVSFGPWEAVADVYDLLHCLVTDLSAQGLIVDHQCIGVCDKHLINHYYCKRPIYEFKITWWKWHHHSRSQQKPESHLELLSLPHLLQSIAKS; from the exons ATGGTGGTAGTCACGGGGCGGGAGCCAGACAGCCGTCGTCCGGACGGTGCCATGTCCAGCTCCGACGCCGAGGACGACTTCCTGGAGCCGGCCACCCCCACGGCCACGCAGGCGGGCCACGcgctgcccctgctgccccaggag TTTCCTGAGGTTGTCCCCCTTAACATTGGAGGGGCTCACTTCACCACACGCCTATCTACCCTGCGGCGCTATGAAGACACCATGCTGGCGGCCATGTTCAGCGGGCGGCATTACATCCCTACCGACGCCGAGGGCCGGTACTTCATTGACCGGGATGGCACCCACTTTGG AGATGTGCTGAATTTCTTGCGCTCAGGGGACCTGCCGCCCCGGGAGCGTGTGCGGGCTGTGTACAAAGAGGCCCAGTACTATGCCATCGGGCCCCTCCTGGAGCAGCTAGAAAACATGCAGCCTCTGAAGGGGGAGAAAGTGCGCCAGGCATTTCTGGGACTCATGCCCTATTACAAAG ACCATTTGGAGCGGATTGTGGAGATTGCCCGGCTGCGTGCAGTACAGCGGAAGGCCCGCTTTGCCAAGCTCAAGGTCTGTGTCTTCAAGGAAGAGATGCCCATCACCCCCTATGAGTGTCCACTTCTCAACTCCCTGCGCTTCGAGCGGAGCGAGAGTGATGGGCAGCTCTTTGAGCACCATTGCGAAGTGGATGTGTCTTTTGGGCCCTGGGAGGCTGTGGCTGATGTTTATGACCTACTGCATTGCCTGGTCACAGACctctcagcccagggcctcatcgtGGACCACCAGTGCATCGGGGTGTGTGACAAGCACCTCATCAACCACTACTACTGCAAGCGCCCCATCTATGAGTTCAAGATCACATGGTG GAAATGGCACCACCATTCACGTAGTCAACAAAAACCTGAGAGTCATCTTGAACTCCTCTCCTTACCTCACCTGCTGCAGTCCATCGCCAAGTCTTGA